Proteins from one Parasteatoda tepidariorum isolate YZ-2023 chromosome 4, CAS_Ptep_4.0, whole genome shotgun sequence genomic window:
- the LOC107445791 gene encoding uncharacterized protein — MASLEESLLASAMEVLNIEDYWPTFDSNKALDLDDDSEYSIILYFYERLLDALMQYRCVQPEHVQQAIKTLVYNYGRVTNGKTPEDLDYNKFSNCVGYLHRYAACHTALVHTVMLKIFHTSPPAAIRRMLALKDQLGLMCLGSGPGNDFVGVLSALYGKHYGLLNLDISVVDKMSGWQQIFVETEKRLRRGDCGNASNIFKEVAVSASFLQADLKNPSQWNAEFKRKLSNADIITLVKFLSVVPNADKLSVLKNIVVPMKPGAVIVLIDCPYPSSEFETLKNYLDCVYEATKEKFNFNFQVERFGYPNITTCRAVIRVFVRKFVVAGSES; from the exons ATGGCTTCTTTAGAAGAATCGCTACTTGCCAGTGCTATGGAAGTATTAAACATCGAAGATTATTGGCCAACATTCGATAGCAACAAAGCCCTAGATTTAGACGATGACAGTGAATAttctattattctttatttctacGAGCGATTACTTGATGCTCTTATGCAATACCGTTGCGTGCAACCAGAACATGTGCAACAAGCGATCAAAACATTAGTTTATAACTACGGCCGCGTGACAAATGGTAAAACCCCTGAGGACTTGgactataataaattttcaaattgtgttGGCTACCTGCACAGATATGCTGCATGCCACACTGCTTTAGTGCATACtgttatgcttaaaatttttcacacaagTCCCCCCGCAGCAATAAGACGAATGCTAGCTTTGAAAGATCAACTTGGTTTGATGTGTTTAGGTAGCGGACCAGGAAATGATTTTGTCGGTGTGCTCAGCGCCTTATACGGTAAACATTATGGGTTGCTTAACTTGGATATTTCCGTGGTAGATAAAATGAGTGGGTGGCAGCAAATATTTGTAGAAACTGAAAAGCGTTTGAGACGAGGTGATTGTGGAAATGCCAGTAATATATTCAAAGAAGTAGCAGTCAGTGCATCTTTTCTACAAGCTGATCTAAAGAATCCTTCCCAATGGAATGCAGAATTCAAACGCAAATTATCTAATGCTGATATTATTACGCTTGTTAAATTTCTATCTGTTGTTCCTAATGCAGACAAACTAAGTGTTTTAAAG aatatTGTGGTTCCTATGAAACCAGGTGCTGTTATAGTGCTTATTGATTGCCCATATCCATCTAGTGAGTTTGAGactctcaaaaattatttggattGTGTATATGAAGCTACCAAGGAGAAGTTCAACTTTAACTTTCAAGTTGAAAGATTTGGTTACCCAAACATAACTACTTGCAGAGCTGTCATACGAGTTTTCGTACGGAAGTTCGTTGTCGCTGGTTctgaatcttaa